gtaaatttttaataccTCTGCGTAGTTCTCGAACCCCAGGGCATGCAAAGATATCAGAATATCCTCACCATTGATCGTCTTTCGCTTATCGGAAGAGCACCTGTCACTTGCCTCGCTTGTCACAAAGGAGATAAACTCACTAACGCATTCTTGCATACACTCTTTGGcatcttttgaaatcttGGCGTTCATTGGCAAAGCATTCTTCATCAGCTTCGATACATTGTTGATGGGTAACCATCGGTCCTGCTCTCGCAATTCAGATATAAACTGGTTCTTCCTGCTCTCCTCANNNNNNNNNNNNNNNNNNNNNNNNNNNNNNNNNNNNNNNNNNNNNNNNNNNNNNNNNNNNNNNNNNNNNNNTCCTCCATTGGACGCACCAGGACCACCAGAAGGTGCAAAAGTAACATTCCCATTCATAGCGAGCGCAGTGTGTGCGTGTGTGTATTCAACGAAATTCAGTACTTCAAGAACTGTTTCAACAAATATAGGATGTCTCTGTAGCCCTTCAACCTGTTGCAGAGATCTTCATGACTCGACCACACACCATTTTCacaacttttaaaaatactGTCCTTAAAATAACAAGTTTCACTTTCCCATTTACAGCGTTAAGCTCCGAAGAGCCAAGCGGGCATCGATAtctcaaaattaaaagtgAAGATTACTACATTTAAAGACAGATAATTAACTTGAATTATATTGCTCTTTAGTTGACTATTGGTTGCAAAGCGTCACCTAAACAGAACCTGGTGTGTCGACCTGCATTGTGTATTGGTTTTTTGATCTTTAGGTTGTTTCGTTTGCATTTCATTAAGCACTAAGGACAGTAAATTTTGATCAGTAGACACCTGAGCTGTTTCTTAGAGAGTACGACATGGAGAAAGAACATTCAAATACGGATAATGCCCTAAATAGTGAGGTGATACTAGAGAAGTCAACAAAAGCTGCTACGTTCCTTATGATGGGACAATTGTTCACAAAAATAGTAACGTTTttgttgaataatttaCTTGTAAGATACTTATCGCCAAGAATATTTGGTATTACAGCTTTCCtggaatttttattagGAACTGTTCTGTTCTTTAGTAGAGAGGCAATTAGGATATCTACACTTAGAATTAAGGACAACAATGGAGAAATGACTTTGGACgtgaagaaacaaaaaaattctcCAAATAATACGTTACAAATCGCTGTAAATTTTGCAATGGTCCCACTCATGATCGGGATTCCATTGTCAATCGTGTTGACTACATGGCAATATAATAACgttaattcattttttgtttcgTTACCTTATTTCACAACTTCGATTTTTTTAATCTGGATCAGTATTCTAATCGAGCTACTTAGTGAGCCTTTTTATGTGGTTAATCAATTCATGTTGAACTTTGGTACAAGATCGAAATTTGAAACTATCTCTACTACTGTTGGTTGTGTAGTTAATTTCATTGTTGTGTACggtttagaaaataattggtataaaataaacattttGGCTGAAGATTTGGAAGTCAGTAAAGAGGGTATTGCCATCTTAGCCTTTTCATTGGGAAAATTAACACATTCTGTTGCATTACTATTATGTTATTACATTGactatttaattaatttcaagCCAAAAAATCTATTCAATGTTagattaaaaaaaatatcacaGTCACCTGGTAAGAAACCATATTATTTCCAAGTAGATATTTTAGAACATTTCAAGAAAGTTTATTTCCAAATGTGTTTCAAACATTTATTGACTGAAGGTGATAAACTAATTATCAATTCCATGTGTACAGTAGAAGAACAAGGTATATACTCTCTGCTTTCCAATTATGGTTCTCTGGTGACTAGATTATTGTTTTCGCCAATTGAGGAATCTTTGCGTCTATTTTTGGCACGTCTATTGACTAACACTAGAACATCAAAGAATTTAAGACTCTCCATGGAAGTTTTAGTTAATTTAACTAAATTCTATTTATACTTGTCGCTATTGATCATTATTTTTGGGCCAGtaaattcatcatttttattacaatttttaattggTAAAAAATGGTCCACTACCATTTTAATGGATACTATGAGGGTATACTGTTTTTATATCCCATTTTTAGCTATCAATGGTATATTCGAAGGTTTTTTCCAAAGTACAGCTAATGGTGATCAAATTTTAAGACAATCTTACGTGATGATGGTCTATTCTGgtatatttttcttcaattgcTGGTTgctaatttcatttttagaCCTCTCA
The Tetrapisispora phaffii CBS 4417 chromosome 8, complete genome DNA segment above includes these coding regions:
- the RFT1 gene encoding glycolipid translocation protein (similar to Saccharomyces cerevisiae RFT1 (YBL020W); ancestral locus Anc_8.166), producing MEKEHSNTDNALNSEVILEKSTKAATFLMMGQLFTKIVTFLLNNLLVRYLSPRIFGITAFLEFLLGTVLFFSREAIRISTLRIKDNNGEMTLDVKKQKNSPNNTLQIAVNFAMVPLMIGIPLSIVLTTWQYNNVNSFFVSLPYFTTSIFLIWISILIELLSEPFYVVNQFMLNFGTRSKFETISTTVGCVVNFIVVYGLENNWYKINILAEDLEVSKEGIAILAFSLGKLTHSVALLLCYYIDYLINFKPKNLFNVRLKKISQSPGKKPYYFQVDILEHFKKVYFQMCFKHLLTEGDKLIINSMCTVEEQGIYSLLSNYGSLVTRLLFSPIEESLRLFLARLLTNTRTSKNLRLSMEVLVNLTKFYLYLSLLIIIFGPVNSSFLLQFLIGKKWSTTILMDTMRVYCFYIPFLAINGIFEGFFQSTANGDQILRQSYVMMVYSGIFFFNCWLLISFLDLSISGLILSNIINMILRISYCGWFIHKFYKELYTESSSFLFNFRNFGTILTSGLLISVVNWWIIGYVRNFKQLAINITLALVLLGIILFKERRAIQQLMGRNKRSEAKLI
- the HAP3 gene encoding Hap3p (similar to Saccharomyces cerevisiae HAP3 (YBL021C); ancestral locus Anc_8.167), with protein sequence EESRKNQFISELREQDRWLPINNVSKLMKNALPMNAKISKDAKECMQECVSEFISFVTSEASDRCSSDKRKTINGEDILISLHALGFENYAEVLKIYLAKYRQQLTLRNQLEQQSSTQNNSDDDNESIYNNDEDALEIVKDNQPTSDGY